The following proteins are co-located in the Paenibacillus sp. FSL H8-0079 genome:
- the dinG gene encoding ATP-dependent DNA helicase DinG — protein MKFAVLDFETTGTQSDGEIIQAGLAIIDHDYSITQIYSSYVNPGVPIPPFISGLTGITDEDVADAPSLEEMMMEMVPLLNDVVLVGHNVAFDFHFLQNALDRCGYLPFTGRILDTIDFLKITFPSLGSYQLGYVSSEFGFQHDRPHQADSDALATAYVLLKCLDELKELPLITIQRLSDLFAPEDSDLGWFLDGMRSEKEAEPIQDLDGHTYYRQLALNVSDWTDIGAPRDEREGNPLDGVSFEQFMDQVRENLKDTLDHYEEREAQTQMFSSVRQALDEEKHLLIEAGTGTGKSLGYLLPAIYESVKQEQKVMVSTHTINLQEQLRERDIPMLTQVVPFPFKAAVFKGRGHYLCLRKFEHKINKREFATPKEDYFTAAQMIVWLTQTETGDDEELNLSGRGGDFWETVQSESESCLGRSCPWFRKCFYHRAKHEAGLSDIVITNHSKLFTDVKAAHQLLPAYESLVIDEAHHLEDVAGKHLGMHMKYFTLVHTLTRLFKDSRNGQLPMLRSQLSGHENSVQWGSMVDQMFPLALEVKELWDRMSEALFGLLPERSDASPGETGQFSLRLKASQKPAKWQELQDLENQIHVTLGDLVRKGDKLLLEVKEDQDDYQSDSLITDITGLLKDLTTLKENLRFFMRMDDAKTVYWMEASGQFRSKSLQLYAVPVDVSAQLKDLFFDKKKSVVLTSATLSVDKSFQFMIEQLGLQEAAENNRLLTSMLPSPFNYRDQALLVIPRDFPSVKGSVGDAHFVNMLVQSLAETAIATRGRMMVLFTSYKMLRQVYDPLKEALSGNDISLLGQGVDSGSRSKLTRRFQDAKATVLLGTSSFWEGVDIPGDALTCLAIVRLPFQPPNHPLVEAKSELLQEQKKNPFLKLSVPQAVIRFKQGFGRLVRTAKDRGIVIVYDTRVIEAYYGKFFLYSLPGPKMEHMLTEQMVPRITEWLEKPDKEQE, from the coding sequence ATGAAATTTGCCGTATTGGATTTCGAAACAACCGGCACGCAGTCCGACGGTGAGATTATACAGGCCGGACTTGCCATCATAGATCATGACTACAGCATAACTCAAATATATAGTTCTTATGTGAACCCTGGTGTACCGATTCCCCCGTTTATTTCGGGGTTAACGGGTATTACCGATGAAGATGTGGCGGACGCTCCTTCACTCGAAGAGATGATGATGGAGATGGTTCCGCTACTTAACGACGTCGTTCTTGTTGGACACAACGTTGCTTTTGATTTTCACTTTTTGCAGAATGCTCTGGACCGTTGCGGTTATTTACCGTTCACTGGCCGTATTCTGGACACGATTGATTTTCTGAAGATTACGTTCCCATCACTTGGTTCTTATCAACTTGGTTATGTGTCTTCGGAATTTGGCTTTCAGCATGATCGCCCTCATCAGGCAGACAGTGATGCACTCGCGACAGCCTATGTGCTGCTCAAATGTCTGGATGAGTTAAAGGAATTACCGCTCATAACGATTCAGCGCCTCAGTGACCTGTTTGCACCAGAAGACAGTGATTTGGGTTGGTTCTTGGACGGGATGCGCAGTGAGAAGGAAGCAGAGCCGATTCAGGATCTGGACGGACATACCTATTATCGTCAGCTTGCTCTTAATGTGAGTGATTGGACCGATATTGGTGCACCACGTGATGAGCGGGAGGGTAATCCCCTTGACGGTGTAAGCTTCGAACAGTTTATGGATCAGGTTCGGGAAAACCTGAAGGATACGCTGGATCATTATGAAGAGCGCGAAGCGCAGACTCAGATGTTCAGCAGTGTTAGGCAGGCTTTGGATGAAGAGAAACACCTCTTGATCGAGGCTGGAACAGGCACAGGGAAATCTCTGGGTTATCTGTTGCCTGCTATTTACGAAAGTGTGAAGCAAGAACAGAAAGTCATGGTCAGCACGCATACGATCAACCTGCAGGAACAATTGAGAGAGCGGGACATTCCGATGCTGACCCAAGTGGTTCCGTTTCCGTTTAAGGCTGCTGTATTCAAAGGACGTGGACATTACTTGTGCCTGCGCAAATTTGAACACAAAATCAATAAACGTGAATTCGCCACACCGAAAGAGGATTATTTCACAGCCGCTCAGATGATCGTCTGGCTTACGCAGACTGAAACCGGAGATGATGAGGAACTTAACCTTAGCGGACGCGGTGGGGACTTCTGGGAGACGGTACAGAGCGAATCTGAGTCCTGTCTGGGAAGATCCTGTCCATGGTTCCGCAAATGTTTCTACCATCGCGCCAAACATGAGGCAGGGTTGTCTGACATCGTAATTACGAATCACTCCAAATTATTTACGGACGTCAAAGCAGCGCATCAGCTACTGCCAGCGTATGAGAGTCTTGTGATCGATGAGGCACATCATCTGGAGGACGTGGCTGGTAAGCATCTAGGAATGCATATGAAATATTTCACGTTGGTTCATACACTGACCCGTCTGTTTAAAGACAGTCGTAATGGTCAGCTGCCTATGCTTCGTTCGCAGTTATCCGGACATGAAAATTCGGTGCAATGGGGCTCCATGGTGGATCAGATGTTCCCGCTCGCTCTTGAGGTTAAGGAGCTATGGGATCGCATGAGTGAAGCTTTGTTCGGTCTGTTGCCTGAACGAAGTGATGCTTCACCGGGAGAAACAGGACAATTTTCCCTGCGTCTGAAGGCATCTCAAAAACCGGCCAAATGGCAGGAGTTGCAGGATTTGGAGAACCAAATCCATGTGACATTGGGCGATTTGGTTCGCAAAGGGGACAAATTGCTGCTTGAGGTAAAAGAAGATCAGGATGATTATCAATCGGATAGCCTGATCACGGATATTACAGGATTGCTGAAAGATCTGACCACGTTGAAGGAGAATCTACGTTTCTTCATGCGTATGGATGATGCCAAAACGGTGTACTGGATGGAAGCCAGCGGCCAGTTCCGCAGCAAATCTCTCCAGCTGTATGCTGTACCTGTAGATGTCAGTGCACAACTTAAGGATTTGTTTTTTGATAAAAAGAAAAGTGTTGTGCTTACATCGGCTACGCTCTCTGTGGATAAGTCATTCCAGTTCATGATCGAGCAGCTTGGTTTGCAGGAAGCCGCCGAGAATAATCGGCTATTAACGTCGATGCTGCCATCACCTTTCAACTATCGCGATCAGGCACTTCTGGTGATTCCACGTGATTTCCCGAGTGTGAAGGGCAGTGTGGGTGATGCGCACTTTGTCAATATGCTGGTGCAATCACTCGCAGAGACCGCAATTGCCACGCGTGGGCGCATGATGGTTCTGTTTACTTCATACAAGATGTTGCGACAGGTCTATGATCCGCTAAAAGAAGCTCTGTCTGGTAACGACATCTCGTTGCTAGGGCAAGGTGTGGACAGTGGAAGCCGCTCGAAGTTGACTCGCAGGTTCCAGGACGCCAAAGCTACGGTACTTTTGGGCACAAGCAGCTTCTGGGAGGGTGTAGATATCCCTGGTGATGCGCTGACGTGTCTAGCTATTGTGCGATTGCCTTTCCAGCCGCCGAATCATCCGTTGGTGGAAGCCAAGAGTGAGTTGCTCCAGGAGCAGAAGAAGAATCCATTCCTGAAGCTGTCTGTACCGCAAGCGGTCATCCGTTTCAAGCAAGGATTTGGCCGATTGGTGCGTACCGCGAAGGACAGAGGAATTGTGATTGTCTATGATACACGCGTAATTGAAGCGTACTATGGCAAATTCTTTTTATATTCATTACCTGGTCCCAAAATGGAGCACATGCTCACAGAGCAAATGGTTCCACGAATTACCGAATGGTTGGAAAAACCTGATAAAGAACAAGAATAA
- the panD gene encoding aspartate 1-decarboxylase, giving the protein MFRTLMKSKIHRATVTEANLNYVGSITIDEDLMETSDLMENEKVQIVNNNNGARLETYVIPGPRGSGVICLNGAAARLVQPGDNVIIISYAMMSQEEANTHKPTVVFVDGQNKPVQTMKQEVHATIM; this is encoded by the coding sequence ATGTTTAGAACACTCATGAAATCCAAAATTCACCGGGCTACGGTAACGGAAGCCAACTTGAACTATGTGGGTAGCATTACCATAGATGAAGATCTAATGGAAACATCCGATCTGATGGAAAATGAGAAAGTGCAGATTGTGAACAATAACAATGGTGCACGTCTGGAAACTTATGTGATTCCAGGACCGCGCGGTAGCGGGGTCATCTGCCTTAACGGCGCAGCTGCACGTCTGGTGCAGCCCGGAGATAACGTCATTATCATTTCTTACGCCATGATGTCTCAAGAAGAGGCAAATACTCACAAACCAACGGTTGTCTTTGTAGATGGACAGAATAAACCTGTACAAACGATGAAGCAGGAAGTCCACGCAACGATTATGTAA
- a CDS encoding biotin--[acetyl-CoA-carboxylase] ligase gives MTKHEDLLHMLLNAEGRFVSGEEISRNLSISRTAVWKHVNKLRDMGYEFEAVSRKGYRLVTKPDSIDATALQLALDTTIFGRKAILLTSTLSTQGDVLKLAEQGQAEGAVVIAEEQTGGRGRFGRKWFSPPGKGIWMSVLLRPDVPLQHTPQLTLLAGVAVCRAVRACTGADAGIKWPNDLLIDGRKVCGILLESTVEDHEVRYCIAGIGVDVNFDPEDYPEDLTTIATSLKMETGQPIDRTKLAAAILTELEQLYFLYQKEGFGVISALWEALSVSMNREITVTNPHGVIEGNAIGLDPSGALIVEKRDGERALVISGEISWKS, from the coding sequence ATGACCAAGCATGAAGATCTGTTACATATGTTATTGAATGCAGAAGGAAGATTCGTATCGGGTGAAGAGATCAGCCGTAATCTGTCCATCAGTCGAACCGCTGTGTGGAAACATGTGAACAAATTGCGTGACATGGGTTATGAGTTTGAAGCTGTCTCTCGCAAAGGGTATCGTCTCGTCACGAAGCCGGACAGCATTGACGCTACTGCCCTTCAATTGGCGTTGGACACAACCATATTTGGCCGTAAAGCGATTCTGTTGACCTCGACCTTGTCTACCCAAGGGGATGTTCTGAAGTTAGCTGAGCAGGGGCAGGCCGAAGGCGCTGTAGTCATTGCGGAAGAGCAAACGGGTGGAAGGGGACGCTTCGGTCGAAAGTGGTTCTCTCCTCCGGGTAAAGGAATCTGGATGAGTGTTCTGTTGCGCCCTGATGTACCACTTCAGCACACGCCTCAGCTAACCCTGTTAGCAGGTGTGGCTGTATGTCGTGCCGTTCGAGCTTGCACAGGAGCTGATGCAGGCATCAAATGGCCAAATGATCTGTTGATTGATGGACGCAAGGTGTGCGGCATATTACTTGAATCCACAGTAGAAGATCATGAAGTCAGATACTGCATTGCAGGTATAGGCGTGGACGTGAACTTTGATCCCGAGGACTATCCGGAAGATCTGACTACAATCGCTACTTCGCTCAAGATGGAGACGGGGCAACCTATTGATCGTACCAAGCTCGCGGCTGCCATTTTGACAGAGCTGGAACAGTTGTATTTTTTGTATCAAAAAGAAGGATTCGGTGTCATCTCAGCTCTTTGGGAGGCCCTGTCCGTATCGATGAATCGCGAGATTACAGTAACGAATCCTCATGGTGTCATTGAAGGGAATGCAATCGGTCTTGACCCTTCGGGAGCACTTATCGTAGAGAAACGCGATGGAGAGCGTGCACTAGTCATCTCTGGTGAGATTTCCTGGAAATCGTAA
- the panB gene encoding 3-methyl-2-oxobutanoate hydroxymethyltransferase, translated as MANKQPMNIVKMKKYKQDGVPLSMITAYDYPTALLAEEAGIDLILVGDSLGNVVLGYNSTLPVTIDDMVYHTRSVVRGAEKTFIVADMPFMTYHGSVDETLKGVRRLMQEGHAHAVKMEGGVEIADTVRAVVQAGVPVLGHIGLTPQSVNQIGGYRIQGKDAADAKRLMDEAKALEAAGAFGIVLELVTEEVARAISEELSIPTIGIGAGRGCDGQVLVFHDVVQYASPYTPKRFVKTYGDVGALIRTSIEAYVKEVKDRSFPAQEHVFNATDAGVLDQLYGQRKEKVGSNS; from the coding sequence ATGGCGAACAAACAACCGATGAATATTGTGAAAATGAAAAAATACAAGCAGGATGGCGTGCCACTCAGTATGATTACGGCTTACGATTATCCAACAGCACTTCTTGCAGAGGAAGCAGGTATCGATCTAATTCTCGTTGGCGATTCACTTGGCAATGTAGTGCTCGGTTATAACTCGACGCTTCCGGTGACTATCGACGACATGGTGTACCATACACGTTCCGTAGTGCGCGGGGCAGAGAAGACATTTATTGTGGCTGACATGCCTTTTATGACGTATCATGGCAGCGTGGATGAGACGCTTAAGGGTGTACGTAGACTGATGCAAGAGGGGCATGCCCATGCGGTTAAAATGGAAGGCGGAGTCGAAATAGCAGACACCGTCAGAGCAGTCGTACAAGCAGGCGTGCCTGTTCTTGGACATATCGGACTGACACCTCAATCGGTTAATCAAATTGGCGGTTACCGTATCCAGGGTAAGGATGCAGCAGATGCGAAACGTCTAATGGACGAAGCCAAAGCCTTGGAAGCTGCAGGCGCGTTCGGCATTGTGCTTGAACTGGTTACGGAAGAAGTCGCGCGGGCGATCTCGGAGGAACTGTCTATCCCTACCATCGGGATTGGAGCAGGACGAGGCTGTGACGGTCAGGTACTGGTGTTCCACGATGTGGTTCAGTATGCTTCTCCGTATACGCCCAAACGTTTTGTCAAAACCTATGGAGATGTGGGTGCATTAATCAGAACCAGCATTGAAGCCTATGTGAAGGAAGTTAAAGATCGTTCTTTCCCGGCCCAAGAGCACGTGTTCAATGCTACGGATGCTGGCGTTCTGGATCAACTGTATGGACAACGCAAGGAAAAGGTGGGAAGTAACTCATGA
- a CDS encoding tetratricopeptide repeat protein has translation MFQHVFAEMNDMLDEIIKSYPSAEGLNKQELQQKWNLLKRMSDGMLDEWLMFEEKMSQVREREMDKPASLEPEQEAVTALPELHLEYFSRGQGYFKLQMYPQAIMQFSQVVTDHPESALTRFYLALAYLNLEQMAEAGTHLQQIMYLKGSPRLKGLVCNALGCIQAKLANPEAACSLFAQALQYDPTLTEPLYNMEACRLNRGKLQYANQLTTLH, from the coding sequence ATGTTCCAGCATGTTTTCGCAGAAATGAACGACATGTTAGACGAAATTATCAAGAGCTATCCTTCCGCTGAAGGCCTGAACAAACAGGAATTGCAGCAAAAGTGGAACTTGCTTAAGCGGATGAGTGACGGAATGCTGGATGAATGGCTGATGTTTGAAGAAAAGATGAGCCAAGTGCGGGAGCGGGAGATGGATAAGCCCGCTTCCCTTGAACCGGAACAGGAAGCTGTTACCGCTCTGCCTGAACTCCATCTGGAATATTTCAGTCGGGGTCAGGGTTATTTCAAATTACAGATGTATCCGCAGGCGATCATGCAGTTCTCCCAGGTTGTGACCGACCATCCGGAGAGTGCATTGACTCGTTTTTACCTGGCGCTCGCGTATCTGAATCTGGAACAAATGGCGGAAGCCGGGACACATTTGCAGCAGATCATGTACCTTAAGGGTTCACCTCGCTTAAAGGGGCTTGTATGTAACGCTCTGGGCTGTATTCAAGCCAAGCTTGCGAATCCGGAAGCTGCATGTTCACTCTTTGCACAGGCCCTTCAGTATGACCCGACATTGACCGAACCACTGTACAACATGGAAGCTTGCAGGTTGAACAGGGGAAAATTGCAATATGCAAATCAGCTGACGACCCTTCATTAA
- the bshA gene encoding N-acetyl-alpha-D-glucosaminyl L-malate synthase BshA: MDKKLKIGITCYPSLGGSGVVATELGKLLAEQGHQVHFIANSIPFRLGTFQKNIFYHEVEVNDYYVFRYPPYDLSLATKMAQVAKSQQLDLLHVHYAVPHAVCAFLAKQMVGDGLKVVTTLHGTDITVLAQDESLKDLIRLAINESDAVTAVSQDLIRETVELLDIQRPIDLTYNFIDKRIYYPRDAASLRRDFAAPEEKILMHISNFRPVKRTQDVVEVFRQVQEQVPAKLLFVGEGPDLPKMQWKINDLGLNDKVHFLGKQDDIAQVISMADVLMLPSEKESFGLVALEAMACGVPTIGSQAGGIPELVLHGKTGFLSAIGDTQSMAENTIRLLTDDRLAAEFREACLQRAHHDFCNDAIRHEYEQIYYRVLGREVPNLNPVCG; encoded by the coding sequence ATGGATAAAAAGCTAAAAATCGGCATCACCTGTTATCCGTCCCTTGGCGGGTCTGGCGTTGTCGCAACGGAGTTGGGCAAATTGCTTGCCGAACAGGGACATCAGGTTCATTTTATTGCCAACAGTATCCCGTTCAGACTGGGTACGTTCCAGAAAAATATTTTTTATCACGAAGTTGAAGTAAATGATTATTATGTTTTCCGTTATCCTCCGTATGACCTGTCACTGGCAACGAAGATGGCGCAGGTGGCTAAGTCACAGCAGCTGGATCTGCTGCATGTTCACTACGCCGTGCCACACGCAGTATGTGCCTTTCTGGCGAAACAGATGGTAGGGGACGGCCTTAAAGTGGTTACCACGTTACATGGAACGGATATTACAGTTCTGGCTCAGGATGAATCTCTGAAGGATCTGATCCGTCTTGCCATTAATGAAAGTGACGCGGTTACGGCCGTATCACAAGATTTGATTCGTGAAACGGTTGAACTGCTGGATATTCAGCGTCCAATCGATCTAACCTATAATTTTATTGATAAACGAATATATTATCCGCGGGATGCTGCCAGTCTGCGAAGAGACTTTGCTGCGCCAGAAGAAAAAATATTAATGCACATTTCCAACTTCCGACCGGTGAAGAGAACTCAGGACGTGGTAGAGGTCTTCCGTCAGGTACAGGAGCAGGTGCCAGCCAAACTGCTATTTGTTGGTGAAGGACCTGATTTGCCGAAGATGCAATGGAAAATTAATGATCTCGGGTTGAATGATAAAGTTCATTTCCTTGGCAAACAGGATGACATTGCTCAGGTCATCTCTATGGCTGACGTGTTGATGCTTCCATCAGAGAAGGAAAGTTTCGGACTTGTGGCACTCGAAGCAATGGCTTGTGGTGTACCTACGATCGGTTCACAGGCCGGCGGAATTCCGGAACTGGTCCTGCATGGTAAGACAGGTTTCTTATCCGCAATCGGGGATACACAATCCATGGCCGAGAACACGATCCGTTTGTTGACGGACGATCGTTTGGCTGCGGAGTTCAGGGAAGCATGTCTCCAGCGCGCACATCATGATTTTTGTAATGATGCCATTCGGCATGAATATGAACAGATATATTACCGGGTGCTGGGAAGAGAAGTTCCGAATCTGAATCCGGTTTGCGGATAA
- the mgsA gene encoding methylglyoxal synthase, whose amino-acid sequence MLKIAFIAHDRKKEEMVNFVTAYEPVFTDHQLYSTGTTGLRIMEGTSLKIHRFESGPLGGDQQIGALVAQNEMDLIIFLRDPLMAQPHEPDINALLRLCDVQGIPLATNIATAEILVKALDRGDFAWRELVHKYKPEAGLNSGDSE is encoded by the coding sequence ATGTTGAAAATAGCATTTATCGCCCATGATCGCAAAAAAGAAGAGATGGTTAACTTTGTGACGGCATATGAGCCTGTATTTACGGACCATCAATTGTACTCGACCGGAACAACAGGGCTACGTATTATGGAAGGGACTTCTCTCAAGATTCATCGATTCGAATCAGGGCCATTGGGTGGAGATCAGCAGATCGGAGCTTTGGTTGCGCAAAATGAGATGGATCTGATTATTTTTCTACGCGATCCACTGATGGCACAACCTCACGAGCCGGATATTAATGCGTTGCTGCGTCTTTGTGATGTACAGGGAATTCCACTTGCCACGAATATCGCAACCGCTGAGATTCTGGTTAAGGCTCTGGATCGTGGTGATTTTGCCTGGAGAGAGCTGGTACATAAATACAAGCCGGAGGCTGGATTGAATTCAGGTGATTCCGAATGA
- the bshB1 gene encoding bacillithiol biosynthesis deacetylase BshB1, with translation MSLDILIFGAHADDAEIGMAGTIAKHTAAGLKVGVCDLTRAEMSSNGTVERRTEEAEQASRVLGLSCRTNLGLPDRGLYLTPEHVQAVTAEIRRHAPRMVFAPYWEDRHPDHVNCSKLVQEAVFNAKLRNYMPDMPAVQVKELYFYFINDIGPTDLIVDISEHYEQKETSLRCYRSQFELGEGVVSTPLNQGYIERVRARDSLLGQRSLIPFAEGFATITPFVVHQFGSGAQ, from the coding sequence ATGAGTCTGGATATTCTCATCTTTGGAGCACATGCGGACGACGCGGAGATTGGTATGGCTGGAACGATCGCCAAACATACCGCTGCCGGCCTGAAAGTAGGCGTGTGCGATCTGACTCGTGCTGAGATGTCTTCCAACGGAACAGTAGAGCGCAGAACCGAGGAAGCGGAGCAAGCCTCCCGCGTCCTCGGTCTTTCGTGTCGAACGAATCTGGGTCTTCCTGACCGCGGGTTGTACCTTACTCCTGAACATGTACAGGCGGTAACGGCTGAGATACGGCGTCATGCTCCTCGGATGGTGTTTGCACCCTATTGGGAAGATCGTCATCCGGATCATGTCAATTGCAGTAAGCTGGTGCAGGAAGCTGTATTTAACGCCAAGCTTCGGAACTACATGCCGGATATGCCTGCTGTACAAGTGAAGGAACTTTATTTTTACTTTATTAATGACATTGGACCTACGGATTTGATTGTGGATATTTCGGAACACTATGAGCAAAAAGAAACTTCTTTACGCTGTTATCGTTCCCAATTCGAACTCGGGGAGGGCGTGGTCTCGACTCCATTGAATCAAGGGTATATTGAACGTGTAAGAGCCCGGGATTCCTTGCTCGGACAACGCAGTCTCATCCCGTTTGCAGAAGGTTTTGCTACAATTACACCTTTCGTGGTTCATCAATTTGGCTCGGGTGCCCAATAA
- the panC gene encoding pantoate--beta-alanine ligase, with product MKVLRTIAELRQELSLMRQAIRSDASVVGLVPTMGYLHQGHASLMQAAKQQSDIVVLSIFVNPIQFGPNEDFDSYPRDEARDVETARSQGVDIVFIPSVEEMYPQATQTTVSVSQLTERLCGASRPGHFDGVTTVVSKLFNIVQPQRAFFGMKDAQQVAVIQQMVNDLNMPVEIVPCPIVREEDGLALSSRNVYLSAEQRTQALVLSKALRVAQEAADTGIVITAADIRRSLREQITISPLAVIDYAEIQAFPSLEPLADQEEVQGRDDLLIALAVKFGKTRLIDNIRLQKSEVLSHV from the coding sequence ATGAAAGTATTACGGACAATCGCAGAGTTAAGACAGGAGCTAAGCTTGATGCGTCAAGCGATTCGGTCCGATGCGTCCGTTGTAGGTCTGGTACCGACAATGGGTTATCTTCATCAAGGTCATGCAAGCTTGATGCAAGCAGCTAAACAACAAAGCGATATCGTGGTTTTGAGCATATTCGTTAATCCGATTCAATTTGGACCAAATGAAGATTTTGACAGCTATCCACGGGATGAAGCCAGGGATGTGGAAACAGCACGCTCACAAGGGGTAGATATTGTATTTATTCCCTCTGTTGAAGAGATGTATCCACAGGCAACGCAAACGACAGTATCTGTCTCACAACTGACGGAGCGCTTATGTGGCGCTTCCCGTCCGGGCCATTTTGACGGAGTAACGACCGTAGTCTCCAAGCTGTTTAACATCGTACAGCCACAGCGTGCATTTTTTGGGATGAAAGACGCTCAGCAGGTTGCGGTCATTCAACAGATGGTGAATGATTTGAATATGCCTGTAGAGATTGTACCTTGTCCGATTGTTCGCGAAGAGGATGGCCTGGCCCTTAGTTCACGTAATGTCTATCTCAGCGCTGAACAGCGTACACAGGCGTTGGTTCTGTCGAAGGCGCTACGTGTAGCTCAAGAAGCCGCGGATACAGGTATAGTAATAACTGCCGCAGATATTCGTCGTAGCTTGCGCGAGCAGATTACGATCTCACCGCTTGCAGTTATCGACTACGCCGAGATTCAGGCTTTTCCAAGTCTGGAGCCGCTCGCAGATCAGGAAGAAGTTCAAGGACGTGACGATCTGCTCATCGCACTTGCGGTGAAATTCGGAAAAACAAGATTGATTGACAATATAAGGTTGCAAAAATCGGAGGTGCTGTCCCATGTTTAG
- a CDS encoding CCA tRNA nucleotidyltransferase produces the protein MVQWTQVDREMAIQSENVLTRLNEHGYKAYWVGGCVRDELLERVVDDMDITTSASPQQVMELFDDCIPTGLQHGTVTVRSGGYYFEVTTFRTESEYQDNRRPAAVQFVQDIKEDLQRRDFTMNALAMDVSGTIVDPFGGQADIKEERVRCVGSAVERFGEDALRMLRCVRFASVFDFKIAHNTWKGLVRQRDLLQHIAMERVRTEMVKMMSGPHPLRGLELLYRSNALAHVKAPVSSGRFNKTLLSNLEQLSDEHVLLRWSLILIAGGYSKDEADVLLRQWTFSNEHRSRITGVLQVEQLIQTSVQEQKDTLSLRSDWIVTVLACGVQAADDWLRIQSLLPAGWRDQPDQAELQVVLVQELASEWSHSIPVHDLKELDITGEQVLQMVQRKGGPWLGQLMKHLLKETAIGTIANQYEALSAEVKRVVADDQA, from the coding sequence GTGGTTCAATGGACACAAGTAGATCGTGAAATGGCAATTCAAAGTGAGAATGTACTCACAAGATTAAATGAACATGGCTACAAGGCATATTGGGTGGGCGGTTGTGTCCGTGATGAATTGCTGGAACGAGTTGTAGACGATATGGATATCACGACCTCTGCTTCTCCTCAGCAAGTGATGGAACTGTTCGACGACTGTATCCCTACAGGCTTGCAACACGGGACGGTTACCGTGCGTTCAGGTGGTTATTACTTTGAAGTTACCACGTTTCGAACAGAATCCGAGTATCAGGATAACCGCAGACCCGCTGCAGTTCAATTTGTTCAGGATATTAAGGAAGATTTGCAGCGGCGTGACTTCACGATGAACGCTCTTGCCATGGACGTCTCTGGGACAATCGTTGATCCGTTCGGTGGACAGGCAGATATTAAGGAAGAGCGCGTCAGATGTGTGGGCTCTGCGGTGGAACGATTTGGTGAAGATGCATTGCGGATGCTTCGTTGTGTTCGCTTTGCTTCGGTATTTGATTTCAAAATCGCTCATAATACGTGGAAGGGTCTTGTAAGACAGAGAGACCTGCTTCAACATATAGCGATGGAACGAGTACGGACCGAGATGGTAAAAATGATGTCGGGACCGCATCCCTTAAGAGGATTGGAGCTGTTATACAGAAGTAACGCGCTTGCGCACGTCAAAGCCCCGGTTAGCTCGGGCCGATTCAACAAGACGTTGTTATCCAATCTGGAACAATTGTCAGACGAGCATGTATTGCTTAGGTGGTCACTCATCCTGATCGCTGGTGGTTATAGCAAGGATGAAGCAGACGTTCTATTACGTCAGTGGACATTCTCCAATGAACATCGTTCCCGTATAACAGGGGTGCTTCAGGTAGAGCAGTTGATTCAAACTTCCGTTCAGGAGCAGAAGGATACGCTAAGCCTGCGTTCCGATTGGATCGTTACAGTTCTGGCTTGTGGCGTTCAGGCTGCGGATGATTGGCTTCGGATACAGTCGCTGTTGCCAGCAGGCTGGCGGGATCAGCCTGACCAGGCAGAATTGCAGGTTGTTTTGGTGCAAGAACTTGCATCCGAATGGAGTCACTCAATCCCTGTGCATGACTTGAAAGAGCTCGATATCACAGGCGAACAAGTGTTGCAGATGGTGCAGCGCAAAGGCGGACCTTGGCTGGGTCAACTGATGAAACATTTGTTAAAAGAGACGGCGATTGGAACGATAGCGAATCAGTATGAAGCGCTAAGTGCAGAAGTGAAGCGGGTGGTTGCAGATGACCAAGCATGA